Proteins from one Tetrapisispora phaffii CBS 4417 chromosome 8, complete genome genomic window:
- the TPHA0H00310 gene encoding uncharacterized protein (similar to Saccharomyces cerevisiae YGL194C-A; ancestral locus Anc_8.154): MRTTQILKRITLGLVLLSFVNLTTKLLVSKVFPAFLLWMTSCPNNECTELHWWQKSPTLERIVWKLIDNI; this comes from the coding sequence ATGAGAACCACTCAAATTCTTAAAAGAATTACTCTTGGACTAGTTCTCTTATCATTTGTAAATTTGACTACCAAATTATTAGTGAGTAAGGTATTCCCAGCATTCTTGTTGTGGATGACCAGTTGTCCAAATAACGAATGTACAGAACTGCATTGGTGGCAAAAGTCGCCTACTTTAGAGAGAATTGTATGgaaattaattgataatatttga